A genomic region of Ochotona princeps isolate mOchPri1 chromosome 17, mOchPri1.hap1, whole genome shotgun sequence contains the following coding sequences:
- the RND2 gene encoding rho-related GTP-binding protein RhoN isoform X2, producing MEGQSGRCKIVVVGDAECGKTALLQSYVPTVFENYTASFEIDKRRIELNMWDTSGSSYYDNVRPLAYPDSDAVLICFDISRPETLDSVLKKWQGETQEFCPNAKVVLVGCKLDMRTDLATLRELSKQRLIPVTHEQGTVLAKQVGAVSYVECSSRSSERSVRDVFHVATVASLGRGHRQLRRTDSRRGLQRSAQLSGRPDRPDRGNEGEIHKDRAKSCNLM from the exons ATGGAGGGGCAGAGCGGCCGCTGCAAGATCGTGGTGGTGGGGGACGCGGAGTGCGGCAAGACGGCGCTGCTGCAG AGTTACGTCCCCACCGTGTTCGAGAACTACACGGCAAGCTTTGAGATCGACAAGCGCCGTATTGAGCTCAACATGTGGGATACTTCAG GCTCTTCTTACTATGACAATGTCCGGCCTCTGGCCTATCCCGACTCCGACGCTGTGCTCATCTGCTTTGACATCAGCCGACCGGAAACACTGGACAGCGTCCTCAAGAAG TGGCAGGGAGAGACACAGGAGTTTTGCCCCAACGCCAAGGTTGTGCTGGTTGGCTGTAAACTGGACATGCGGACCGACCTGGCTACGCTGAGGGAGCTGTCCAAGCAGAGGCTTATCCCCGTTACACATGAGCAG GGCACggtgctggccaagcaggtgGGGGCCGTGTCCTATGTGGAGTGCTCTTCCCGGTCCTCAGAGCGCAGCGTCAGGGATGTCTTCCACGTGGCCACAGTGGCTTCCCTTGGCCGTGGCCACAGGCAGCTGCGCCGCACCGACTCACGCAGGGGACTGCAGCGATCCGCACAGCTGTCAGGACGGCCAGACCGGCCAGACCGAGGGAACGAAGGCGAGATACACAAGGATCGAGCCAAGAGCTGCAACCTCATGTGA
- the RND2 gene encoding rho-related GTP-binding protein RhoN isoform X1: MEGQSGRCKIVVVGDAECGKTALLQVFAKDAYPGSYVPTVFENYTASFEIDKRRIELNMWDTSGSSYYDNVRPLAYPDSDAVLICFDISRPETLDSVLKKWQGETQEFCPNAKVVLVGCKLDMRTDLATLRELSKQRLIPVTHEQGTVLAKQVGAVSYVECSSRSSERSVRDVFHVATVASLGRGHRQLRRTDSRRGLQRSAQLSGRPDRPDRGNEGEIHKDRAKSCNLM, encoded by the exons ATGGAGGGGCAGAGCGGCCGCTGCAAGATCGTGGTGGTGGGGGACGCGGAGTGCGGCAAGACGGCGCTGCTGCAGGTGTTCGCCAAGGACGCCTACCCCGGG AGTTACGTCCCCACCGTGTTCGAGAACTACACGGCAAGCTTTGAGATCGACAAGCGCCGTATTGAGCTCAACATGTGGGATACTTCAG GCTCTTCTTACTATGACAATGTCCGGCCTCTGGCCTATCCCGACTCCGACGCTGTGCTCATCTGCTTTGACATCAGCCGACCGGAAACACTGGACAGCGTCCTCAAGAAG TGGCAGGGAGAGACACAGGAGTTTTGCCCCAACGCCAAGGTTGTGCTGGTTGGCTGTAAACTGGACATGCGGACCGACCTGGCTACGCTGAGGGAGCTGTCCAAGCAGAGGCTTATCCCCGTTACACATGAGCAG GGCACggtgctggccaagcaggtgGGGGCCGTGTCCTATGTGGAGTGCTCTTCCCGGTCCTCAGAGCGCAGCGTCAGGGATGTCTTCCACGTGGCCACAGTGGCTTCCCTTGGCCGTGGCCACAGGCAGCTGCGCCGCACCGACTCACGCAGGGGACTGCAGCGATCCGCACAGCTGTCAGGACGGCCAGACCGGCCAGACCGAGGGAACGAAGGCGAGATACACAAGGATCGAGCCAAGAGCTGCAACCTCATGTGA